The following are from one region of the Thiocapsa rosea genome:
- a CDS encoding FmdB family zinc ribbon protein, which translates to MPIYEYRCESCGHALEQIQKISDPPLVDCPACGQPTLRKQISAAAFRLKGGGWYETDFKKSNQKNLHDTGEKKETKSGDSAAAGSGAGSGDKGGTTTAKPDASATPKPKPKPVEKKPAA; encoded by the coding sequence ATGCCGATCTACGAGTACCGCTGCGAGAGTTGCGGTCATGCGCTTGAGCAGATCCAGAAGATCAGCGATCCGCCCCTGGTCGACTGCCCCGCGTGCGGCCAGCCGACGCTGCGCAAACAGATCTCCGCCGCGGCTTTCAGGTTGAAGGGCGGCGGTTGGTACGAGACCGACTTCAAAAAGTCGAACCAGAAGAATCTGCACGACACCGGCGAGAAGAAGGAGACCAAGTCGGGTGACAGTGCGGCTGCTGGCTCGGGCGCTGGCTCGGGCGACAAGGGCGGCACCACCACGGCGAAGCCGGACGCGAGCGCCACGCCAAAACCGAAGCCAAAGCCGGTCGAAAAAAAGCCCGCGGCGTGA
- the trxC gene encoding thioredoxin TrxC, with product MSESLHVVCPACDAVNRVPRERLGAAAKCGKCHGQLFLGQPLALDEPRFARHLSRSDLPLLVDFWAPWCGPCRMMAPAFEAAAARLEPNMRLVKINTEEAQALGARFGIRSIPTLALFRGGAEVARTAGAMDTNGIIAWARQAL from the coding sequence ATGTCCGAATCGCTTCACGTTGTTTGCCCCGCCTGCGACGCGGTCAACCGGGTTCCTCGGGAGCGTCTCGGTGCCGCCGCGAAATGCGGCAAGTGTCACGGTCAGCTGTTTCTCGGCCAGCCGCTGGCGCTGGACGAGCCCCGATTTGCGCGCCATCTCTCGCGCAGCGATCTGCCGCTTCTGGTGGATTTCTGGGCGCCCTGGTGCGGACCCTGCCGGATGATGGCCCCGGCCTTCGAGGCCGCCGCCGCTCGGCTCGAGCCGAACATGCGTCTGGTCAAGATCAACACCGAGGAGGCTCAAGCCCTGGGTGCGCGTTTCGGCATCCGCAGCATCCCGACACTGGCGCTGTTTCGCGGGGGTGCGGAGGTCGCGCGCACGGCTGGGGCGATGGATACGAACGGGATCATCGCCTGGGCGCGGCAGGCGCTCTAA
- a CDS encoding PIN domain-containing protein, which yields MSGEIRFLDTNVLVYVFDDDEPEKQAIAERILRDDSGIRLSTQVLAEFYVTVTRKLGRPMSPQDGLTAVRHLKTYPVAMITQDLVTRGISRSIDSRISFWDGLIVETALAEKAHLLITEDLQDGWTIGSMRVWNPFKSAGNDNPRPC from the coding sequence ATGAGCGGTGAGATCCGTTTTCTCGACACCAATGTGCTGGTCTATGTCTTCGACGACGATGAGCCGGAAAAACAGGCAATCGCCGAGCGGATCTTACGCGACGATTCCGGGATTCGGCTCAGCACCCAGGTGCTTGCAGAATTTTATGTCACGGTCACCCGCAAACTGGGGCGTCCGATGTCGCCCCAAGACGGCTTAACCGCCGTGCGACACTTAAAGACCTATCCTGTCGCGATGATTACCCAAGACCTCGTCACCCGGGGCATCAGCCGCAGCATCGACTCGCGGATCTCCTTTTGGGACGGCCTGATCGTGGAGACCGCACTGGCCGAAAAGGCTCACTTGCTGATCACGGAAGACCTTCAGGACGGATGGACGATCGGGTCCATGCGGGTTTGGAATCCCTTCAAGTCCGCCGGCAACGACAATCCCCGGCCGTGCTGA
- the trxA gene encoding thioredoxin, translated as MADSPNIVTVTAENFQAVVLDGSFDRPVLVDFWADWCAPCRMLMPILANLAAEYRGRFILAKVNTEEQQALAAEFGIRSLPTVQLFKSGRPVDQFMGALPEGQIREFLDRHIPRASDGLLAQAQGLLVAGDLAGARALIDRAREADPENVRLALAELQLLAAQGEIAEAQAAIDKLPIELAGEPEVLALRGQLRFATALEDAPPEAELIARLSEDPKDSLARYQLAAHQVLRGDYASALENLLTLMKRDRAFQDDAGRKGMLAVFDLLGGGDLVAGYRAKMMNALY; from the coding sequence ATGGCCGATTCACCGAATATTGTGACCGTTACGGCGGAGAATTTTCAGGCGGTTGTCCTGGATGGCTCGTTCGACCGCCCTGTTCTCGTCGACTTCTGGGCCGACTGGTGTGCGCCCTGCCGCATGCTGATGCCCATCCTCGCCAATCTGGCCGCCGAGTACCGCGGGCGGTTCATTCTGGCCAAGGTCAACACCGAAGAGCAACAGGCACTGGCCGCCGAGTTCGGTATCCGCAGCCTTCCGACGGTGCAGTTGTTCAAGTCCGGGCGCCCCGTAGATCAATTCATGGGCGCCCTTCCCGAGGGTCAGATCCGCGAATTTCTCGACCGGCACATCCCGCGCGCCTCCGACGGGCTCTTGGCTCAGGCGCAGGGTCTGCTGGTGGCGGGCGATCTCGCCGGTGCCCGAGCCCTGATCGATCGGGCACGCGAGGCGGATCCGGAGAATGTACGCCTGGCGCTCGCCGAGCTTCAACTCTTGGCGGCACAGGGCGAGATCGCCGAGGCGCAGGCGGCGATCGACAAGCTCCCGATCGAGCTTGCAGGCGAGCCCGAGGTCTTGGCGCTGCGAGGACAGCTGCGGTTCGCGACGGCGCTCGAGGATGCACCGCCGGAAGCGGAGCTGATCGCGCGACTCTCCGAGGACCCCAAGGACAGCCTGGCCCGCTACCAGCTCGCCGCGCACCAGGTCTTGCGCGGTGATTACGCGTCCGCGCTCGAAAATCTACTGACCCTCATGAAACGCGATCGCGCGTTTCAGGACGACGCCGGACGCAAAGGGATGCTTGCAGTCTTCGATCTGCTCGGCGGCGGCGACCTGGTCGCCGGGTATCGCGCCAAGATGATGAATGCACTCTACTGA
- the carA gene encoding glutamine-hydrolyzing carbamoyl-phosphate synthase small subunit has translation MSKPAVLVLEDGSVFRGTSIGADGSSVGEVVFNTAMSGYQEILTDPSYLRQLVTLTYPHIGNVGTNPEDEESDRVQAAGLIIRDLPILPSNFRMTERLDAYLRRQGIVGIADIDTRRLTRLLREKGAQNGCLQAGDGIDEAAALREAQGFPGLKGMDLAQHASTSETYAWTQGVWVLGEGHPESIHPVGDRLPFHVVAYDYGIKRNILRMLASRGCHVTVVPAHMPATTVLGLKPDGVFLSNGPGDPEPCDYAIEAIRELLDADMPLFGICLGHQLLGLASGARTLKMKFGHHGANHPVQDLATGEVMISSQNHGFAVDEESLPPTVEATHRSLFDGSLQGIRHRDRPAFGFQGHPEASPGPHDLAPLFDRFIELMRARKA, from the coding sequence TTGAGCAAACCCGCGGTACTCGTGCTGGAGGACGGCTCCGTCTTCCGGGGAACGTCGATCGGCGCCGATGGATCGAGCGTCGGCGAGGTGGTGTTCAACACCGCTATGTCCGGATATCAGGAGATCCTCACCGATCCCTCCTATCTGCGACAGCTCGTCACCCTGACCTACCCGCATATCGGCAATGTCGGGACGAACCCGGAGGACGAGGAGTCCGACCGCGTTCAGGCCGCCGGTCTTATCATCCGCGACCTGCCGATCCTGCCCAGCAACTTTCGCATGACCGAGCGTCTCGACGCCTATCTGCGGCGCCAAGGCATCGTCGGCATCGCCGATATCGACACCCGACGGTTGACCCGACTGCTGCGCGAGAAGGGCGCCCAAAACGGCTGCCTTCAGGCCGGCGACGGGATCGACGAGGCGGCGGCGCTGCGCGAGGCGCAGGGCTTTCCGGGCCTCAAGGGGATGGATCTGGCGCAGCATGCCTCGACCTCCGAGACCTATGCCTGGACCCAAGGCGTCTGGGTGCTGGGCGAGGGCCATCCCGAGTCCATTCATCCGGTCGGCGATCGTCTGCCCTTCCATGTCGTCGCCTACGACTACGGCATCAAGCGCAACATCCTGCGGATGCTCGCCTCGCGCGGCTGCCACGTCACGGTCGTCCCCGCGCACATGCCGGCGACGACGGTGCTGGGTCTGAAGCCTGACGGGGTCTTTCTGTCCAACGGTCCGGGCGATCCGGAGCCCTGCGATTATGCGATCGAGGCGATCCGCGAGCTGCTGGATGCCGACATGCCGCTCTTCGGCATCTGTCTCGGCCACCAGCTGCTGGGCCTCGCCAGCGGCGCGCGCACGCTGAAGATGAAGTTCGGCCATCACGGTGCGAATCACCCGGTGCAGGACCTCGCCACCGGCGAGGTCATGATCAGCAGCCAGAACCACGGCTTCGCGGTCGACGAGGAGAGTCTGCCCCCGACGGTCGAGGCCACCCATCGCTCCTTGTTCGACGGCAGTCTGCAGGGCATCCGGCATCGTGATCGCCCCGCATTCGGATTCCAGGGTCACCCCGAGGCCAGTCCGGGTCCCCATGATCTCGCACCGCTCTTCGATCGTTTCATCGAGCTCATGCGCGCCCGCAAGGCATAA
- a CDS encoding DUF3096 domain-containing protein: protein MKAQTIIALVAGVLILVKPNILNYVIGIYLILVGLLEAGVIRV from the coding sequence ATGAAGGCGCAGACCATCATCGCGCTGGTCGCCGGTGTGCTCATCTTGGTTAAGCCCAACATCCTCAACTATGTCATCGGGATCTATCTGATCCTCGTCGGATTACTCGAGGCCGGTGTCATTCGCGTCTAA
- the greA gene encoding transcription elongation factor GreA, whose product MNQVPLTVGGAEKLREELERLKRIERPRIIEAIAEARAHGDLKENAEYHAAREQQGFVEGRIQDIEGKLANAQIIDVTQLAANGRVVFGATVQVLELDKDIEHSFQIVGEDEADLKQGKISVGSPIARCLIGKSEGDVTSVQVPGGVREFEILEVKYV is encoded by the coding sequence ATGAATCAGGTCCCTCTGACTGTCGGAGGCGCTGAGAAATTGCGCGAAGAGCTCGAGCGGCTCAAGCGTATCGAGCGCCCCCGGATCATCGAGGCGATCGCCGAGGCGCGGGCGCACGGCGATCTGAAGGAAAACGCCGAGTACCATGCCGCACGCGAGCAGCAGGGCTTCGTCGAAGGGCGTATTCAGGATATCGAGGGCAAGCTCGCGAACGCCCAGATCATCGACGTGACGCAGCTCGCCGCCAACGGGCGGGTCGTCTTCGGCGCGACCGTGCAGGTGTTGGAGCTGGACAAGGATATCGAGCACAGCTTCCAGATCGTCGGCGAGGACGAAGCGGATCTGAAGCAGGGCAAGATCTCGGTCGGCTCGCCCATTGCCCGCTGTCTGATCGGCAAGAGTGAAGGCGATGTCACCTCGGTGCAGGTGCCGGGAGGGGTGCGTGAGTTCGAGATCCTGGAAGTCAAGTACGTTTAA
- the tilS gene encoding tRNA lysidine(34) synthetase TilS: MTGRVPERLAEALCRLGPFGDCWVAFSGGTDSTALLHAAAARADDVPGTLRAIHIDHGLQPDSPLWADHCRRICDVLGVPLVVRCLHLKPIPGESLEATAREARYRALAAVLRPGDLMLTAHNQDDQAETLLLALLRGSGVHGLAAMPRESELGQGRLVRPLLDVPRATLAQYVRFFGLSWIEDPSNASLRMDRNYLRNRVVPVLRARWPGLSATLSRSAGHCAEAAHLVDGLASELMDRCAGAHPGTLGIRALGGLGGSRRKAVLRLWLRRRGFALPDARHLERILDEVLPACADADPLVAWFGCEVRRYRDDLFALAPLPPPPGALMIRRAPSGVPPVLALPKGLGWLQWADASGGSEQARRAEMATTTRVCFGSIGQTCRPRPTSRRRTLKNLFQETGIPRWLRPYVPLVFSGETLIAVAGVCGCCDESRDQAAHEIPQWLGHPWEDLGLFRHRAE; encoded by the coding sequence ATGACCGGGCGTGTCCCGGAGCGCTTGGCCGAGGCGCTGTGCCGACTCGGCCCGTTCGGAGACTGCTGGGTCGCCTTCAGCGGCGGAACGGATTCGACGGCGTTGCTTCACGCCGCTGCCGCCCGAGCCGATGACGTGCCCGGCACACTGCGGGCGATTCACATCGACCACGGTCTCCAACCCGACTCGCCCCTGTGGGCCGATCACTGTCGCCGCATCTGCGACGTACTCGGGGTGCCTCTCGTGGTGCGCTGTCTGCATCTCAAACCCATCCCCGGAGAGAGCCTCGAGGCGACGGCGCGCGAGGCACGCTATCGCGCGCTCGCCGCGGTGCTGCGGCCGGGCGATCTCATGCTGACGGCCCACAATCAAGACGATCAGGCCGAGACGCTGCTGCTCGCACTCTTGCGCGGGAGCGGGGTGCACGGGTTGGCGGCGATGCCGCGCGAGTCCGAGCTTGGCCAGGGCCGTCTGGTGCGGCCACTGCTGGATGTCCCGAGGGCGACGCTGGCGCAATATGTCCGCTTCTTCGGGCTGTCGTGGATCGAGGATCCGAGCAACGCATCGCTCCGGATGGACCGCAATTATCTGCGCAACAGGGTTGTCCCCGTGCTGAGGGCGCGCTGGCCGGGACTCTCCGCGACCCTCTCCCGCAGTGCGGGTCATTGTGCCGAGGCGGCTCACCTGGTTGATGGTCTGGCGTCGGAGCTGATGGACAGGTGCGCCGGCGCGCATCCGGGCACACTCGGGATTCGGGCGCTCGGCGGGTTGGGGGGCTCGCGACGCAAGGCCGTATTACGCCTGTGGCTGCGTCGCCGCGGCTTCGCGCTGCCCGACGCGCGCCATCTCGAACGCATCCTCGACGAGGTCCTTCCGGCTTGTGCGGATGCCGATCCGCTGGTCGCCTGGTTCGGTTGCGAGGTACGTCGCTATCGAGACGACCTCTTCGCCCTCGCGCCCTTGCCGCCGCCTCCCGGCGCATTGATGATCCGTCGAGCGCCGAGCGGGGTACCGCCCGTGCTCGCGCTTCCGAAGGGGCTCGGGTGGCTGCAATGGGCGGACGCGAGCGGCGGCTCGGAGCAGGCGAGACGGGCGGAGATGGCCACAACCACAAGGGTGTGCTTCGGCTCGATCGGGCAGACCTGCCGGCCGCGGCCGACATCCCGCCGCCGTACCCTCAAGAACCTCTTTCAGGAAACCGGGATCCCGCGCTGGTTGCGCCCCTACGTCCCCTTGGTGTTCTCGGGCGAGACCCTGATCGCCGTGGCCGGTGTGTGCGGATGCTGCGACGAGTCACGGGACCAGGCTGCACATGAGATACCGCAATGGCTCGGCCATCCTTGGGAAGACCTCGGTCTCTTTCGACATCGGGCCGAGTGA
- the accA gene encoding acetyl-CoA carboxylase carboxyl transferase subunit alpha — MDLNFLDFEQPIAELEAKIEELRLVGFDNELNIQEEIERLHTKCVALTDSIFSALSPWQISQLSRHPQRPYLLDYVRRIFDEFHELHGDRAFADDPAIIGGLARIGGRPVMVIGHQKGRDTKEKILRNFGMPRPEGYRKALRLMEMAERFDLPILTFIDTPGAYPGVGAEERGQSEAIARNLREMSRLRTPILCTVVGEGGSGGALAIGVGDWLGMLQFSTYSVISPEGCASILWKSADKAQLAAEAMAITSDKLLEQGLIDQIIKEPLGGAHRNPEATAASIKAALVARLDELCGTDPDVLIAGRYKRLMGYGKFKDERPAPR; from the coding sequence ATGGACCTGAACTTTCTCGACTTCGAACAGCCCATCGCCGAGCTCGAGGCCAAGATCGAAGAGCTGCGGCTCGTCGGCTTCGACAACGAGCTGAATATCCAAGAAGAGATCGAGCGGCTTCATACCAAGTGTGTCGCGCTGACCGATTCCATCTTCTCCGCGCTCAGCCCTTGGCAGATCTCGCAGCTCTCGCGGCATCCGCAGCGGCCCTATCTTCTCGACTATGTGCGGCGGATCTTCGACGAGTTCCATGAGCTGCACGGCGATCGGGCCTTCGCGGACGATCCCGCCATCATCGGCGGGTTGGCCCGGATCGGGGGTCGGCCGGTCATGGTCATCGGCCATCAGAAGGGCCGCGACACCAAGGAGAAGATCCTGCGCAACTTCGGGATGCCGCGTCCCGAGGGCTATCGCAAGGCGCTGCGTCTGATGGAGATGGCCGAGCGCTTCGACCTGCCGATTCTCACCTTCATCGACACGCCCGGTGCCTATCCGGGTGTCGGTGCCGAGGAGCGCGGCCAGAGCGAGGCGATCGCACGCAACCTTCGCGAGATGTCCAGGCTGCGCACCCCCATCCTCTGCACGGTCGTCGGCGAGGGCGGCTCGGGAGGCGCCTTGGCCATCGGTGTCGGCGACTGGTTGGGCATGCTGCAGTTCAGTACCTACTCGGTCATCTCGCCCGAGGGCTGCGCATCGATCCTCTGGAAGAGCGCCGACAAGGCCCAGCTTGCCGCCGAGGCGATGGCCATCACCTCGGACAAGCTGCTCGAGCAGGGTCTGATCGATCAGATCATCAAGGAGCCGCTCGGCGGCGCCCACCGCAACCCGGAGGCGACCGCGGCCTCGATCAAGGCCGCCTTGGTGGCGCGTCTCGACGAGCTGTGCGGGACCGACCCGGATGTCCTGATCGCCGGGCGTTACAAGCGCTTGATGGGCTACGGCAAGTTCAAGGACGAACGCCCGGCGCCGCGGTGA
- a CDS encoding SDR family oxidoreductase → MTSPTKRTILVTGCSSGIGLACALGLAERDWLVIASARKSEDVSRLKEKGLTAVQLDLDDPESIANALAQTLDISGGRLDALFNNGAYGQPGAVEDLTRDVLRAQLETNLLGWHDLTCRVIPIMRRQGHGRIVQNSSILGVIPLPFRGAYVASKYALEGLTDTLRLELRGSGISVSLIQPGPILSRFRDNAYLALKANIDTERSVHHDAYARAEERLTKVGAAQPFTLPPEAVMKKLIHALESPRPRIRYAVTFPTHLFGVLTRILPDSALDWVIARISRGGAG, encoded by the coding sequence ATGACGTCGCCGACCAAGCGAACTATCCTCGTCACCGGCTGCTCCAGCGGCATCGGGCTCGCCTGCGCGCTGGGTCTGGCCGAACGCGACTGGCTGGTGATCGCCTCCGCGCGCAAGTCCGAAGACGTCTCCCGGCTGAAGGAGAAAGGTCTCACCGCCGTTCAACTCGACCTGGACGACCCCGAGAGTATCGCGAATGCACTCGCGCAGACCCTGGACATCAGCGGCGGACGGCTCGACGCACTCTTCAACAACGGTGCCTACGGACAACCGGGCGCGGTGGAGGATCTGACCCGAGACGTCCTGCGCGCCCAACTGGAGACGAACCTGCTCGGCTGGCACGATCTGACCTGCCGCGTCATCCCGATCATGCGCCGGCAAGGTCACGGCCGCATCGTGCAGAACAGTTCCATCCTCGGCGTCATCCCGCTCCCCTTTCGCGGCGCCTATGTCGCGAGCAAATATGCGCTGGAAGGGCTTACGGATACGCTGCGTCTGGAGCTACGCGGCAGCGGGATCTCGGTCTCCCTGATCCAGCCCGGCCCCATCCTGAGTCGCTTTCGAGACAACGCCTACCTCGCGCTAAAGGCGAACATCGACACCGAGCGCAGTGTCCACCACGACGCCTACGCGCGTGCGGAGGAACGTCTGACCAAGGTAGGCGCCGCCCAGCCCTTCACCCTTCCGCCCGAGGCGGTGATGAAGAAGCTGATCCATGCCCTGGAAAGCCCACGCCCTCGGATTCGCTATGCGGTGACTTTCCCCACTCACCTCTTCGGCGTGCTCACCCGAATCCTGCCCGACAGCGCACTGGACTGGGTCATCGCACGCATCTCACGCGGCGGTGCCGGCTAG
- the carB gene encoding carbamoyl-phosphate synthase large subunit: MPKRTDISSILIIGSGPIVIGQACEFDYSGAQACKALREEGYRVILVNSNPATIMTDPEMADATYIEPVTWRAVSAIIERERPDALLPTMGGQTALNCALDLVREGVLERFGVELIGASREAIDKAEDRDLFRKAMRKIGLDMPRSAIAHSLEEAIQVQASIGFPTIIRPSFTMGGSGGGIAYNPEEFEEICRRGLDLSPTKELLIEESALGWKEFEMEVVRDRADNCIIICSIENFDPMGVHTGDSITVAPAQTLTDKEYQIMRDASIAVLREIGVDTGGSNVQFAVNPADGRLIIIEMNPRVSRSSALASKATGFPIAKVAAKLAVGYTLDELRNEITGGTTPASFEPSIDYVVTKIPRFAFEKFPQADARLTTQMKSVGEVMAIGRTFQESLQKAVRGLEIDRYGLEEIVDPREPDAAKRVRHELRQTGAERIFYLADAFRLGMSLEEIHELSKIDPWFLAQVEDLVHTEAHVRTAGHEALGRDQLRLLKRKGFSDRRIGQLVGTTEHEIRALRHGQGLRPVYKRVDTCAAEFASSTAYLYSTYEEECEAEPSERQKIMVLGGGPNRIGQGIEFDYCCVHAALALRDDGYETIMVNCNPETVSTDYDTSDRLYFEPLTLEDVLEIVAKEKPLGVIVQYGGQTPLKLARDLEAAGVPIIGTSPDSIDLAEDRERFQQMIQELGIRQPPNATARSEAEAIERAARIGYPLVVRPSYVLGGRAMEIVYDESELNRYMREAVRVSNESPVLLDRFLDDAIEVDIDAICDGKDVLIGGIMEHIEQAGVHSGDSACSLPPYTLSPSIQDRMREQMAQMAHALKVVGLMNAQFAVKGEDVYILEVNPRASRTVPFVSKAIGLPLAKVAARCMVGKTLAEQGLRRERMPKHYFVKEAVFPFIKFPGVDTQLGPEMKSTGEVMGVGESFGEAYAKAQEGAGTLLPRLGGTALLSVRLADRARLIRVARDLVGFGFTLYGTHGTAQSLREAGLDCVGVNKVAEGRPHVVDMIKNNEVDFIVNTTEGSQAIADSAAIRRSALQHKVSYTTTISGAEATCLALKQLDILSVNRLQDLS, from the coding sequence ATGCCTAAGCGTACCGACATCTCCAGCATCCTGATCATCGGCTCCGGGCCGATCGTGATCGGCCAGGCGTGCGAGTTCGACTACTCCGGCGCGCAAGCCTGCAAGGCGCTGCGCGAGGAGGGTTACCGGGTGATCCTGGTGAACTCCAATCCGGCCACCATCATGACCGACCCCGAGATGGCGGACGCGACCTACATCGAGCCGGTCACCTGGCGCGCGGTTTCGGCCATCATCGAGCGCGAGCGCCCGGATGCGCTGCTGCCGACCATGGGCGGGCAGACTGCGCTCAACTGCGCGCTCGATCTGGTGCGCGAGGGCGTGCTCGAGCGCTTCGGTGTCGAGCTGATCGGCGCCTCCCGCGAGGCGATCGACAAGGCCGAGGACCGCGACCTCTTCCGCAAGGCGATGCGCAAGATCGGGCTGGACATGCCCCGCTCGGCAATTGCCCACAGTCTTGAAGAGGCGATCCAGGTCCAGGCATCGATCGGCTTCCCAACCATCATCCGGCCGTCCTTCACCATGGGCGGCAGCGGCGGCGGCATCGCCTACAATCCGGAGGAGTTCGAGGAGATCTGCCGGCGTGGACTCGACCTCTCGCCGACCAAAGAGCTCCTGATCGAGGAGTCGGCGCTGGGCTGGAAGGAGTTCGAGATGGAGGTGGTCCGCGACCGCGCGGACAACTGCATCATCATCTGCTCGATCGAGAACTTCGACCCGATGGGCGTGCACACCGGCGACTCCATCACGGTGGCTCCGGCGCAGACCTTGACGGACAAGGAATACCAGATCATGCGCGACGCCTCGATCGCGGTGTTGCGCGAGATCGGGGTGGATACCGGTGGGTCGAACGTGCAGTTCGCGGTCAATCCTGCCGATGGTCGCCTGATCATCATCGAGATGAATCCGCGGGTGTCGCGCTCCTCGGCGCTGGCCTCCAAGGCGACCGGGTTTCCGATCGCCAAGGTCGCGGCCAAGCTGGCGGTGGGCTACACGCTCGACGAGCTGCGCAACGAGATCACCGGCGGGACGACGCCGGCCTCCTTCGAGCCCAGCATCGACTATGTCGTCACGAAGATCCCGCGCTTTGCCTTCGAGAAGTTCCCGCAGGCCGATGCGCGTCTGACGACCCAGATGAAGTCGGTCGGCGAGGTGATGGCGATCGGCCGCACCTTCCAGGAGTCGCTGCAAAAGGCGGTGCGCGGTCTAGAGATCGACCGCTACGGTCTCGAGGAGATCGTTGATCCACGTGAGCCGGACGCAGCCAAGCGTGTTCGCCACGAGCTGCGCCAGACCGGGGCCGAGCGGATCTTCTATCTCGCCGACGCCTTCCGTCTCGGGATGAGCCTGGAGGAGATCCACGAGCTGTCCAAGATCGACCCCTGGTTCTTGGCTCAGGTCGAGGATCTGGTGCACACCGAGGCGCACGTGCGCACGGCCGGTCATGAAGCCTTGGGTCGCGATCAGCTGCGTCTGCTCAAGCGCAAGGGCTTCTCGGACCGGCGGATCGGACAGCTGGTCGGCACCACCGAGCATGAGATCCGCGCACTGCGGCACGGTCAGGGGCTGCGGCCGGTCTACAAGCGGGTGGACACCTGCGCGGCCGAGTTCGCCTCCAGCACCGCCTATCTCTACTCCACCTACGAGGAAGAGTGCGAGGCCGAGCCGAGCGAGCGCCAAAAGATCATGGTCCTCGGCGGCGGTCCGAACCGCATCGGTCAGGGCATCGAGTTCGACTATTGCTGTGTTCACGCCGCCCTTGCCCTGCGCGACGACGGTTACGAGACCATCATGGTCAACTGTAACCCCGAGACTGTCTCGACCGATTACGACACCTCCGACCGGCTTTATTTCGAGCCCCTGACCCTGGAGGACGTGCTCGAAATCGTCGCCAAAGAAAAGCCGCTCGGCGTCATCGTCCAGTACGGCGGTCAGACCCCCTTGAAGCTCGCGCGCGATCTGGAAGCGGCCGGTGTGCCCATCATCGGCACCAGCCCGGACAGCATCGATCTCGCCGAGGATCGCGAGCGCTTCCAGCAGATGATCCAGGAGCTCGGGATTCGCCAGCCGCCAAACGCCACCGCGCGCAGCGAGGCCGAGGCGATCGAGCGGGCCGCGCGGATCGGCTATCCCCTGGTGGTGCGACCATCTTATGTGCTGGGCGGGCGGGCGATGGAGATCGTCTACGACGAGTCCGAGCTGAACCGCTACATGCGCGAAGCGGTGCGGGTCTCCAACGAGTCCCCTGTCTTGCTCGATCGGTTTCTCGACGACGCCATCGAGGTCGACATCGATGCCATCTGCGACGGCAAGGATGTGCTGATCGGCGGCATCATGGAGCACATCGAGCAGGCCGGCGTGCACTCGGGCGATTCGGCCTGCTCGCTGCCGCCCTATACCCTGTCCCCCTCGATCCAGGACCGGATGCGCGAGCAGATGGCCCAAATGGCGCATGCGCTCAAGGTCGTCGGCCTGATGAATGCGCAGTTCGCCGTCAAGGGCGAGGATGTCTATATCCTCGAGGTCAACCCGCGTGCCTCGCGAACCGTCCCCTTCGTTTCCAAGGCGATCGGTTTGCCGCTCGCGAAGGTGGCCGCGCGCTGCATGGTCGGCAAGACACTCGCCGAGCAGGGTCTGCGTCGCGAGCGCATGCCCAAGCACTATTTCGTCAAGGAGGCGGTCTTTCCCTTCATCAAGTTTCCGGGCGTGGACACCCAGCTCGGCCCCGAGATGAAGTCCACCGGCGAGGTCATGGGTGTCGGCGAGTCCTTTGGGGAGGCCTATGCCAAGGCACAGGAAGGCGCGGGGACACTCCTGCCGCGACTCGGCGGAACGGCGCTTCTGAGCGTCCGCTTGGCCGACCGGGCTCGCCTCATTCGGGTTGCTCGGGATCTGGTCGGTTTCGGCTTTACCCTTTACGGTACCCACGGCACCGCACAGTCGTTGCGCGAGGCCGGTCTTGATTGCGTCGGCGTCAACAAGGTCGCCGAGGGGCGCCCGCACGTCGTCGACATGATCAAGAACAACGAGGTCGACTTCATCGTCAATACGACCGAGGGTTCTCAAGCCATCGCCGATTCGGCGGCGATCCGCCGTTCCGCGCTCCAGCATAAGGTCAGCTACACCACGACGATCTCCGGCGCCGAGGCGACCTGTCTGGCACTGAAACAACTGGACATTCTGAGCGTCAATCGGTTACAAGATCTCTCCTGA